The following are encoded in a window of Brevibacillus ruminantium genomic DNA:
- a CDS encoding QcrA and Rieske domain-containing protein → MGDKQEISRRTFLNYALMGTGGFLAAGMITPMIRFAVDPLLKGHAGGDTVAVGSVDEFGPEPKRVEFKVHTKDGWYEADSTLSAWVTKNDKGEILALSPICKHLGCTVNWNDPSGKPNEYFCPCHLGRYNIEGAHILNTPPTASLDEYETEVKDGKLYLGKLKPNLRPGVSD, encoded by the coding sequence ATGGGCGACAAACAAGAAATTTCCAGACGAACATTTCTAAACTACGCACTCATGGGAACTGGCGGGTTCCTTGCTGCGGGTATGATCACACCTATGATCCGTTTTGCGGTCGACCCCTTGCTCAAGGGCCATGCGGGTGGAGATACAGTAGCTGTTGGCAGCGTGGATGAATTTGGTCCCGAGCCGAAGCGAGTTGAATTTAAGGTACATACCAAGGACGGTTGGTATGAAGCCGATTCGACCTTGTCTGCATGGGTGACAAAGAACGACAAAGGCGAAATTCTCGCACTGTCACCAATTTGTAAGCACTTGGGGTGCACCGTAAACTGGAATGACCCATCTGGTAAGCCAAACGAGTATTTCTGCCCGTGCCACCTTGGACGCTATAACATTGAAGGGGCACACATCCTGAACACTCCGCCGACTGCATCCCTCGACGAATACGAGACAGAGGTAAAAGACGGCAAGCTCTATCTGGGCAAACTGAAACCAAATCTACGTCCGGGGGTGAGTGACTAA
- a CDS encoding DUF2487 family protein: protein MQWNVQEMEKWEELRPFVDTALLPLYLYRPELEVQEHVLRMTYLMNLAASIEQKLKGRVLLFPVCYKFASEPGVQGLPDGFVHRICLHFQGDQISEKQQNVHHLTVGDEELDSALRFDVTVDILAKEIIRIWQAK from the coding sequence ATGCAATGGAACGTGCAGGAAATGGAAAAATGGGAGGAGCTACGTCCCTTTGTGGACACTGCGCTGCTCCCTCTTTATTTGTATCGGCCCGAGCTGGAGGTACAGGAACATGTGCTGCGTATGACCTATTTGATGAATCTGGCTGCTTCCATTGAGCAAAAGCTGAAAGGGAGGGTCCTTTTGTTCCCGGTCTGTTACAAATTCGCAAGTGAACCGGGAGTCCAAGGCCTTCCAGATGGGTTTGTCCATCGCATCTGCCTTCATTTTCAAGGGGATCAGATCAGTGAAAAGCAGCAAAATGTGCATCATTTGACAGTGGGCGATGAGGAGCTCGACTCTGCTCTGCGATTTGATGTAACCGTCGATATTTTGGCGAAAGAAATCATTCGAATCTGGCAGGCGAAATAG
- a CDS encoding IDEAL domain-containing protein: MEWPNFYSNTYGSNNQQVSGLLSEMLIDEQVRLYRKRTLYQEIDVALAEKNKERFLELTTELREIMAYEEA; encoded by the coding sequence ATGGAATGGCCCAATTTTTACTCCAACACCTATGGAAGCAACAATCAACAGGTATCAGGATTGCTTTCGGAAATGCTTATTGACGAGCAGGTGCGGCTCTATCGTAAACGAACCTTGTATCAGGAAATTGATGTTGCCCTGGCTGAAAAAAATAAGGAACGTTTTTTGGAATTGACAACGGAATTGCGCGAGATTATGGCCTACGAGGAGGCATAA